The nucleotide window GGCGCTGGAGGTCCATGGCGAACAGCCGGTCGAACGCCTGACAGTAGCCCACCGCGAAGTACGCGGCGGACTCGTCGTCGGCCTCGACCTGCGGGACGCCGAACTCGTCGCGGGCGACCTCCGCCGGGCCGTGCGGGCTCTCGACGGTCTCCGGGAGCGACCGGTCGGCGGCGTCCCACGCCTCGCCCGACAGCGGCGCGAACGAGTCGAGGAGATCGGCCGCGTCGCTGGCCGCCAGCCCGGCGGTGCCGGCCGCGAGGACGCTCGCGAGGACCGCGCGCCGCGTGGTGTCGCGTGTCACCTCGTGACGGAGACCGCCGTCCCTCATTATTATTTGGGTCAGGGCGGCGGGAAACGTACATCCCTCGGCCGGTCGAACGTTCGCTCGATGGAGGTCGCGCTGATCACGGTCGGGGACGAACTGCTCTCGGGGGACACGGTGAACACGAACGCGAACTGGCTCGCCGGCGAGCTGAGCGAGCGCGGCGTCGCGGTCGAGCGGATCCTGTCGATCCCGGACGACAGGGCCGAGATCGCGGCGCGGGTACGGGAGTACGCCGCCGCGTTCGACGCCGTGATCGTCACCGGCGGGATCGGCAGCACGCCGGACGACGTGACGATGGAGGCGGTCGCGGACGCGTTCGACCGCGAGATGGTCGTCACCGACCTCACGCGCGAGTCGGTCGAACGCCGGCTCGCCGCGATCCGCGAGCGGGTCCCCGACCGCGAGTTCGACGTCGACGTGGCGGCCGAGGCGGCGGTCCCCGAGGGGAGTCGGCCGCTCGTGACCGAGGCGGGGCTCGCGCCGGGCTGCGTGATCGAGGGCGTGTACGTCATGCCCGGGATTCCGGACGAGCTGAAGGCGACGTTCGAGACGGTTGCCGACGAGTTCGCGGGCGACCGCCGCTCCCGGTTCCTCTACACCGTTGAGCCGGAGTCGAACATCATCGCCGCCTTGGAGGAGGCGATGGACCGATTCGACGTCGCCGTCGGCTGTTATCCTGATCGCGAGGCCGACCACAACCGGCTGAAG belongs to Halorubrum sp. DM2 and includes:
- a CDS encoding competence/damage-inducible protein A, which encodes MEVALITVGDELLSGDTVNTNANWLAGELSERGVAVERILSIPDDRAEIAARVREYAAAFDAVIVTGGIGSTPDDVTMEAVADAFDREMVVTDLTRESVERRLAAIRERVPDREFDVDVAAEAAVPEGSRPLVTEAGLAPGCVIEGVYVMPGIPDELKATFETVADEFAGDRRSRFLYTVEPESNIIAALEEAMDRFDVAVGCYPDREADHNRLKVTATDDDALGDAAAWLLANVDASETPVSRDW